Proteins co-encoded in one Brassica rapa cultivar Chiifu-401-42 chromosome A02, CAAS_Brap_v3.01, whole genome shotgun sequence genomic window:
- the LOC103852938 gene encoding sugar transporter ERD6-like 6: MSFRDETEDARNDLRRPFIHTGSWYRMGSRQSSMMGSSQIIKDNSISVLACVLIVALGPIQFGFTCGYSSPTQAEITKDLGLTVSEYSVFGSLSNVGAMVGAIASGQIAEYIGRKGSLMIAAIPNIIGWLCISFAKDTSFLYMGRLLEGFGVGIISYTVPVYIAEIAPQNMRGGLGSVNQLSVTIGIMLAYLLGLFVPWRILAVLGTLPCIVLIPGLFFIPESPRWLAKMGMTDDFETSLQVLRGFETDITVEVNEIKRSVASSTKRSSTVRFVDLKRRRYYFPLMVGIGLLVLQQLGGINGVLFYSSTIFESAGVTSSNAATFGVGAIQVVATAISTWLVDKAGRRLLLTISSVGMTISLVIVAAAFYLKGFVSPDSDMYSMLSILSVVGVVAMVVSFSLGMGPIPWLIMSEILPVNIKGLAGSIATLANWFFSWLITMTANLLLAWSSGATFTIYGVVCAFTVVFVTLWVPETKGKTLEELQALFR; encoded by the exons ATGAGTTTCAGGGATGAAACAGAGGATGCGAGGAATGATCTGCGACGACCGTTCATCCACACGGGAAGCTGGTACAGGATGGGTTCGAGACAATCTAGTATGATGGGTTCGTCTCAGATTATTAAAGACAACTCAATCTCTGTTCTTGCTTGTGTCTTGATCGTTGCTCTTGGTCCTATTCAATTCGGATTcact TGTGGTTATTCTTCTCCAACACAAGCTGAAATCACCAAGGATCTTGGTTTAACTGTATCTGAG TACTCTGTGTTTGGTTCTCTGTCCAATGTGGGTGCTATGGTTGGTGCAATTGCTAGCGGTCAGATCGCTGAATACATTGGAAGAAAAGgg TCTCTGATGATTGCTGCAATTCCCAATATCATTGGATGGCTTTGCATATCATTTGCAAAA GATACTTCTTTTCTTTACATGGGACGGCTTTTAGAAGGCTTTGGTGTTGGTATCATCTCTTACACG GTGCCTGTATATATAGCTGAGATAGCTCCACAAAACATGAGAGGAGGATTGGGTTCAGTTAACCAG cTTTCTGTAACAATTGGAATAATGCTGGCCTACTTACTTGGACTCTTTGTTCCATGGAGAATTCTAGCAGTTCTTG GGACATTGCCGTGCATAGTTCTTATACCAGGCCTCTTTTTCATCCCAGAGTCTCCTCGCTGGCTG GCAAAGATGGGTATGACTGATGATTTTGAGACTTCATTACAAGTTCTTAGGGGATTTGAGACTGATATTACCGTTGAGGTTAATGAGATTAAG AGATCTGTAGCATCATCTACAAAGAGATCATCTACAGTTCGGTTTGTAGATCTCAAGCGCAGGAGATACTATTTCCCTCTTATG GTTGGTATAGGGTTGCTTGTACTTCAACAACTCGGTGGAATCAATGGCGTCCTGTTTTATTCTAGTACAATCTTTGAATCTGCAG GAGTTACATCGAGTAACGCAGCAACATTTGGGGTTGGTGCTATTCAAGTAGTGGCGACTGCAATATCAACATGGTTGGTGGACAAAGCAGGTCGTCGGCTTCTGCTTACC ATCTCTTCGGTTGGGATGACGATTAGCCTTGTGATTGTTGCAGCTGCTTTCTACCTTAAG GGATTTGTGTCTCCTGATTCAGACATGTACAGTATGCTGAGCATCTTGTCAGTAGTTGGAGTAGTG GCAATGGTTGTTTCTTTCTCATTGGGAATGGGACCAATCCCATGGCTCATTATGTCTGAG ATCCTTCCTGTGAACATAAAGGGTTTAGCTGGGAGTATAGCAACTTTAGCCAATTGGTTCTTCTCTTGGTTGATCACCATGACTGCTAACTTGCTCTTAGCCTGGAGCAGCGGAG CAACTTTCACGATATACGGAGTGGTTTGTGCATTCACAGTGGTGTTTGTGACTCTGTGGGTTCCTGAGACCAAAGGGAAAACGCTTGAAGAACTTCAAGCCTTATTCAGATGA